A part of Melittangium boletus DSM 14713 genomic DNA contains:
- a CDS encoding dihydrofolate reductase family protein: MARILGYIATSLDGFVATADDNLDWLFAYNDMELGEHDYRHFLARIRTVVMGRGTYDFLAADSSPWAYGEQRVFVVTSSPIAEPKGPLETRHDVDALIAELRALDDGDVWMLGGGTLQMAFMERAALDEIEIYVMPELIGGGRPLFPATGLRASPRLLDVRPLDRGCVRLHYALT, from the coding sequence ATGGCGCGGATCCTCGGATACATCGCGACGAGCCTGGACGGGTTCGTGGCCACCGCGGATGACAACCTCGACTGGCTTTTCGCCTACAACGACATGGAGCTTGGCGAACATGACTATCGCCACTTCCTCGCGCGGATCAGGACCGTGGTCATGGGGCGCGGCACGTATGATTTCCTCGCGGCCGACAGCTCGCCTTGGGCCTACGGAGAACAGCGGGTGTTCGTCGTCACCTCAAGCCCGATCGCCGAGCCGAAGGGGCCGCTCGAGACACGCCACGATGTCGACGCGCTGATCGCGGAGCTGCGGGCGCTGGACGACGGCGACGTCTGGATGCTGGGCGGCGGCACCTTGCAGATGGCTTTCATGGAACGCGCGGCTCTGGACGAGATCGAGATCTACGTCATGCCCGAGCTGATCGGCGGCGGTCGGCCGCTGTTTCCGGCCACGGGATTGAGAGCCAGTCCCAGGCTTCTGGACGTAAGACCTCTGGACCGCGGATGTGTCAGGCTGCACTACGCCTTGACGTGA
- a CDS encoding TetR/AcrR family transcriptional regulator, producing MYPRIRAILFLLENKCMFVYIRSVARHKTISDEALLDGLMSAITEHGPAGLTFAGAAAAVTLSPSTLVQRFGSREAMVEAILLRAWDRLDAATSAADATAAPGAAGAVDLLMSLMPAETVEHAMLEGLLLLREDFRNPRLRARGKAWGDCLAVALGQRLNGDVQEGLRLGWQMARVWQGALLWWAFTRHDRPEVAIRTALEDWCQTAVAS from the coding sequence ATGTATCCGAGGATCCGCGCCATTCTGTTCCTCCTTGAGAATAAATGTATGTTCGTTTATATTCGATCCGTGGCTAGACACAAGACTATTTCCGACGAGGCGTTGCTCGACGGGCTGATGAGCGCCATCACCGAACACGGGCCGGCGGGGCTGACCTTCGCGGGGGCGGCGGCGGCCGTGACCCTGTCGCCATCGACGCTGGTGCAGCGCTTCGGTTCGCGCGAAGCGATGGTGGAGGCGATCCTGCTGCGCGCCTGGGATCGGCTCGATGCCGCCACCAGCGCCGCGGACGCCACCGCGGCGCCGGGGGCGGCGGGAGCCGTCGACCTTCTGATGAGCCTGATGCCCGCCGAGACGGTCGAGCATGCGATGCTCGAGGGCCTGCTCTTGCTGCGCGAGGACTTCCGCAATCCCCGGCTGCGCGCGCGGGGCAAGGCCTGGGGCGACTGCCTGGCGGTGGCACTCGGCCAGCGCCTGAATGGCGATGTGCAAGAGGGCCTGCGGCTCGGCTGGCAGATGGCGCGCGTTTGGCAAGGGGCGCTCTTGTGGTGGGCCTTCACCCGTCACGACCGGCCCGAAGTCGCCATTCGAACAGCGCTGGAGGACTGGTGCCAGACGGCGGTGGCGTCATGA
- a CDS encoding TonB-dependent receptor, producing MTGIARDLSGNSIQNNAHHDRVSPSWGSRVIRLWRVGGLIVSLMAVPALAQKTTASIRIGLSALSGPTTGVTVAAVNTQSGFSTQGIPRTDGSFFLTGLAPGEYVITVTQPGGKEAYRTVSVQVGQTVSLNIDVEKDVALDLGQGETLLVQGKTLESSTSEIATNVSREQIANLPQNNRNFLNFAALAPGVRVSNEEFNKNFSSGALEARSTNVFVDGVSLKNNVIEGGLIGQDASRGNPFPQLAVSGFRVITQNYKAEYEQASSAIISAITRSGGNELHGDLIFTFQNQELMARDYFATLRGELERPQELRSQLGAALGGPLVKDKLHFFVTYEGNLQNRANTVTIGNPTAENLARFGGFQGSFGSPFREHLGFAKLTWNPAGNQTLDVSASLRTETDIRSFGDKTSVESAENVRNDVITASARHQLRLGSLTNEATLQYLDSRFNPIATNSDAVGRDYEGVIRIGGRDTSQDIRQQAFTLRNDTTFANFSWVGQHVVKTGAKLSFQHYQIERTAFGNPLFRFRQDAENGLGYDFPAEASYGVGDPRVASNNTQVGVYVQDDWEIAKRLTLNVGLRWDVESNPLNNDYVTPAEVRAAMEELANTVAQTNGPDFFPVKNYLTNGKQRPIFLGAVQPRLGAAFDVMGNGHTVLFAGAGRYYDRTLFNTGVDERLRLQYQTRTFYFSEDGAPRGGQPTIAWRPEYLSRAGLDSLIASGVAPAPEIYLLDNHTPPPFSDQFSAGFRQQVGPINASATLTHIRGQGGIGFYPANRLSTGNRDYIPTPGGFGTVIISANDRTSVYNSLQLSAEKPYSTEFSAGGISWGASLAYTFAVAKERGGLFNFDFPTIKASPLAPTGGDERHRLVLSGIVGLPLAFKLSTLITLGSGLPYTISDASRGFDPDEFVLRINEGRAEESIQFSQVDVRLAKDFTLSKGHRVSAFAECFNLFNTRNFGGYDGFLPPTTEAANPNFGKPTRLVGPPRSVQFGMSYGF from the coding sequence ATGACCGGAATCGCTCGGGATCTCTCAGGCAACAGCATCCAGAACAATGCCCACCATGACCGCGTCTCCCCTTCGTGGGGATCGCGAGTCATACGCCTCTGGCGTGTGGGGGGGCTCATCGTCTCGCTCATGGCCGTGCCGGCGCTCGCGCAGAAGACGACGGCGTCCATCCGGATCGGCCTCAGCGCGCTGAGCGGACCGACCACCGGCGTGACCGTGGCCGCGGTGAACACCCAGAGTGGATTCTCGACCCAGGGCATCCCGCGCACGGACGGCTCCTTCTTCCTGACCGGCCTGGCGCCCGGCGAGTATGTCATCACCGTCACCCAGCCCGGCGGCAAGGAAGCCTACCGGACGGTCTCCGTCCAGGTCGGCCAGACGGTGAGCCTGAACATCGATGTCGAGAAGGACGTGGCCCTGGATCTCGGCCAGGGCGAGACCCTGCTCGTCCAGGGCAAGACCCTCGAGAGCTCGACCTCCGAGATCGCCACCAACGTCAGCCGCGAGCAGATCGCGAACCTGCCGCAGAACAACCGCAACTTCCTCAACTTCGCGGCCCTCGCGCCCGGCGTTCGCGTCTCCAACGAGGAGTTCAACAAGAACTTCTCCTCTGGCGCGCTCGAGGCCCGCAGCACCAACGTGTTCGTGGACGGTGTGAGTCTCAAGAACAACGTCATCGAAGGCGGCCTGATCGGTCAGGACGCGAGCCGGGGTAACCCTTTTCCCCAGCTCGCGGTCAGCGGGTTCCGCGTGATCACCCAGAACTACAAGGCCGAGTACGAGCAGGCCAGCTCCGCGATCATCTCCGCGATCACGCGCTCGGGCGGCAATGAACTCCATGGCGACCTCATCTTCACCTTCCAGAACCAGGAGCTGATGGCCCGGGATTACTTCGCGACGCTGCGGGGTGAGCTGGAGCGGCCCCAGGAGCTCCGCTCCCAGCTCGGAGCGGCGCTGGGGGGGCCCCTGGTGAAGGACAAGCTGCACTTCTTCGTGACGTATGAGGGCAACCTGCAGAATCGCGCGAACACGGTGACGATCGGCAACCCGACGGCGGAGAACCTGGCCCGGTTCGGCGGATTCCAGGGAAGCTTCGGCAGCCCCTTCCGGGAGCACCTCGGCTTCGCGAAGCTGACCTGGAATCCGGCGGGCAACCAGACCTTGGATGTCAGCGCCAGCCTCCGGACGGAGACCGACATCCGCAGCTTCGGTGACAAGACGAGCGTCGAGAGCGCCGAGAACGTACGCAACGATGTCATCACCGCCTCGGCCAGACATCAGCTGCGGCTCGGCTCGCTGACGAACGAGGCCACGCTCCAGTACCTCGACTCGCGTTTCAATCCGATCGCCACGAACTCCGACGCCGTCGGGCGGGACTACGAGGGCGTCATTCGCATTGGCGGCCGCGATACGAGCCAGGACATCCGCCAGCAGGCGTTCACGTTGCGCAACGACACGACGTTCGCGAACTTCAGTTGGGTCGGCCAGCACGTGGTGAAGACGGGCGCCAAGCTCTCGTTCCAGCACTATCAGATCGAGCGCACGGCGTTTGGCAATCCCCTGTTCCGCTTCCGCCAGGATGCCGAGAATGGTCTCGGCTACGACTTCCCGGCCGAGGCCTCCTATGGCGTCGGAGACCCGAGGGTGGCCTCCAACAACACGCAGGTGGGCGTGTATGTCCAGGACGACTGGGAGATCGCCAAGAGGCTGACACTGAACGTGGGTCTGCGGTGGGATGTCGAGAGCAACCCCCTGAACAACGACTACGTGACTCCCGCGGAGGTCCGCGCGGCGATGGAGGAGCTCGCCAACACCGTCGCCCAGACGAACGGGCCCGACTTCTTCCCAGTGAAGAACTACCTGACCAACGGCAAGCAGCGCCCCATCTTCCTGGGCGCGGTGCAGCCCCGCCTCGGCGCGGCCTTCGACGTGATGGGCAATGGCCACACGGTGCTCTTCGCCGGCGCCGGGCGCTATTACGATCGCACCCTCTTCAACACCGGCGTGGACGAGCGGCTTCGTCTTCAGTACCAGACCCGCACGTTCTACTTCTCGGAGGACGGTGCCCCCCGCGGGGGACAGCCGACCATCGCCTGGCGGCCCGAGTACCTGAGCCGGGCGGGGCTCGACTCGCTCATCGCGAGCGGCGTGGCTCCCGCCCCGGAGATCTACCTGCTCGACAACCACACCCCGCCCCCGTTCAGTGACCAGTTCAGCGCGGGCTTCCGGCAACAGGTGGGCCCGATCAATGCCTCGGCGACGCTCACGCACATCCGTGGCCAGGGTGGCATTGGTTTCTATCCCGCCAACCGTCTGTCGACCGGTAACCGCGACTACATTCCCACGCCGGGCGGCTTCGGCACCGTCATCATCTCGGCCAACGACCGGACGTCCGTCTACAACAGCCTGCAGCTCTCGGCGGAGAAGCCCTATTCGACTGAGTTCTCGGCGGGAGGCATTTCGTGGGGAGCCTCGCTGGCCTATACCTTCGCGGTCGCGAAGGAGCGTGGGGGACTCTTCAACTTCGACTTCCCGACCATCAAGGCCAGCCCCCTGGCTCCCACGGGCGGTGACGAGCGCCATCGGCTCGTGCTCTCCGGCATCGTGGGGCTGCCCCTGGCGTTCAAGCTGTCGACGCTGATCACCCTGGGAAGCGGCCTGCCCTACACCATCTCCGATGCGTCCAGGGGCTTTGATCCCGACGAGTTCGTGCTCCGCATCAATGAGGGCCGGGCGGAGGAATCCATCCAGTTCAGCCAGGTGGATGTGCGGTTGGCCAAGGACTTCACGCTCTCCAAGGGCCACCGGGTCAGCGCCTTCGCCGAGTGCTTCAATCTCTTCAACACGAGGAACTTTGGCGGATACGACGGGTTCCTCCCGCCGACGACCGAGGCCGCGAACCCGAACTTCGGCAAGCCCACGCGCCTGGTGGGGCCGCCGCGCAGCGTCCAGTTCGGCATGAGCTACGGCTTCTGA
- a CDS encoding fascin domain-containing protein, with product MLQFNRSKLFRRAACSALLFTGACAPVSTPDGQDDVTEAAASPLSISGVSFKTVLGGRYVGAQNNGGGAVTATATSAQAWEKFTIDDINGGALESGDSVFIIAGTGQYLQAANGGGSSLNAASWNRQGWETFRIVKQSGSGVIANGDVVGLQTVTTGHWVSAENGGGSTVFAYGAALDSWERLTISGLSGGTTPPPSTGGCDAPGLVWKTANKTNYTSYPDPGSEECTKYNGCTWAGQFAACSGKKSEAWVASHNIVAIFPSMNAYKLHDLCLKSGTKTIVVTVLDTCADSDCSGCCTQNRGNADALIDLESYTNARWGVPDGRIQWADLGPTKGSGCN from the coding sequence ATGCTCCAGTTCAATCGTTCCAAGCTGTTCCGTCGTGCCGCGTGCTCGGCTCTGTTGTTCACGGGCGCGTGCGCTCCGGTGAGCACGCCTGACGGGCAGGACGACGTCACAGAGGCCGCCGCGAGTCCGTTGAGCATCTCCGGCGTGAGCTTCAAGACGGTGCTCGGCGGCCGGTACGTGGGGGCTCAAAACAACGGCGGCGGCGCGGTCACCGCGACGGCGACGAGCGCGCAGGCGTGGGAAAAGTTCACGATCGATGACATCAACGGTGGGGCCCTCGAGAGTGGGGACTCGGTCTTCATCATCGCGGGCACTGGGCAGTATCTCCAGGCCGCGAATGGCGGTGGCTCCTCGCTGAACGCCGCCAGTTGGAACCGCCAGGGCTGGGAGACGTTCCGCATCGTCAAGCAGAGCGGGAGCGGCGTGATCGCCAACGGCGACGTCGTGGGCCTGCAGACGGTGACGACGGGCCATTGGGTCTCCGCGGAGAACGGCGGCGGCAGCACGGTGTTCGCGTATGGCGCCGCGCTCGACTCGTGGGAGCGGTTGACGATCTCTGGCCTGTCCGGAGGCACGACGCCGCCTCCCTCCACGGGCGGCTGTGACGCTCCCGGCCTCGTCTGGAAGACCGCCAACAAGACCAACTACACGTCGTACCCGGATCCGGGCAGCGAGGAGTGCACCAAGTACAACGGCTGCACGTGGGCAGGGCAGTTCGCGGCGTGCTCGGGGAAGAAGTCGGAGGCATGGGTGGCGTCGCACAACATCGTCGCGATCTTCCCCAGCATGAACGCGTACAAGCTCCATGATCTTTGCTTGAAGTCCGGCACGAAGACCATCGTGGTCACCGTGCTCGACACGTGCGCCGACTCGGACTGCAGCGGCTGCTGCACCCAGAACAGGGGGAACGCCGACGCGCTGATCGACCTCGAGAGCTATACCAACGCGCGTTGGGGCGTCCCCGACGGCAGGATCCAATGGGCGGACCTCGGCCCGACCAAGGGCAGCGGCTGCAACTGA
- a CDS encoding DUF3841 domain-containing protein, translated as MPSPPRSAPRERETLILWTIRQEKELRLLEQRGRLRSDGRRAPDYRREAYAWMGARLAEQVPRPRGCHYPLWAWAQYAGSSRPRPDLRARGHCPPGTRAVLLELELPRKHVLLSDFQKWHAVLNRRYLADTERQHGTFERALRRAGVPETWPYPEPFASQIIASWNRVFDLSGKDTAYWGPLNQREIQAVFWELRAEHVRGITGFRAR; from the coding sequence ATGCCTTCCCCTCCTCGCTCCGCACCGCGAGAGCGGGAAACCCTCATCCTCTGGACGATTCGTCAGGAGAAGGAGCTGCGCCTCCTGGAGCAGAGAGGCCGTCTGCGATCGGACGGCCGGCGCGCTCCGGACTACCGCCGCGAAGCCTACGCGTGGATGGGCGCGCGGCTCGCGGAGCAAGTCCCTCGGCCGCGGGGATGTCACTACCCGCTTTGGGCCTGGGCGCAATACGCGGGCAGCTCGCGGCCCCGTCCGGATCTCCGGGCCAGGGGACACTGCCCGCCAGGAACGCGCGCCGTGCTCCTCGAGCTGGAGCTACCCCGGAAGCACGTGCTGCTGTCCGACTTCCAGAAGTGGCATGCCGTTCTCAACCGGCGCTACCTGGCCGACACCGAGCGCCAGCACGGAACCTTCGAGCGAGCATTGCGACGAGCGGGCGTGCCCGAAACCTGGCCCTACCCCGAGCCCTTTGCCTCACAAATCATCGCCAGCTGGAACCGGGTGTTCGATCTCTCAGGGAAAGACACCGCCTACTGGGGTCCCCTGAACCAGCGTGAGATCCAGGCGGTCTTCTGGGAGCTTCGCGCCGAGCACGTGCGCGGCATCACCGGTTTCCGGGCCCGCTGA